From one Microbacterium sp. 10M-3C3 genomic stretch:
- the rlmN gene encoding 23S rRNA (adenine(2503)-C(2))-methyltransferase RlmN, with the protein MTERARDAASAVRQVRPRTEGWQQQKDAEGRPLLQFASPKRGKPPVHLADLTHAERVAKVTELGLPGFRAKQLEKHYFTHYTSDPAHMTDLPAAAREELVAGLLPPLLTDVRRLETDRGDTIKFLWRLHDGALVESVLMRYPGRITLCVSSQAGCGMNCPFCATGQAGLTRNMSAAEIVEQVVRANRLIAEGGLKDPRKVGHADERVTNIVFMGMGEPLANYARVMQAVRTMVDKEHGLGMSARGITVSTVGLVPAIRKLAAEDIPVTFALSLHAPDDQLRDELIPVNSRWKVDEALDAAREYFDRTGRRVSIEYALIKDMNDHAWRADLLAEKLNARGRGWVHVNPIPLNPTPGSVWTASEVPVQNEFVRRLNDAGIPTTLRDTRGKEIDGACGQLVATEEDEIVAAGVTPVS; encoded by the coding sequence ATGACCGAGAGAGCGCGGGACGCCGCATCCGCCGTGCGCCAGGTGCGCCCGCGCACCGAGGGATGGCAGCAGCAGAAGGACGCCGAGGGGCGCCCGCTGCTGCAGTTCGCGAGCCCCAAGCGCGGCAAGCCCCCCGTGCACCTCGCTGACCTCACCCACGCCGAGCGCGTCGCGAAGGTCACCGAGCTCGGCCTCCCGGGCTTCCGGGCGAAGCAGCTCGAGAAGCACTACTTCACGCACTACACGTCCGACCCCGCGCACATGACCGACCTGCCCGCCGCCGCGCGCGAGGAGCTCGTCGCGGGACTCCTGCCGCCGCTGCTCACCGACGTGCGGCGCCTGGAGACCGACCGCGGCGACACGATCAAGTTCCTGTGGCGCCTGCACGACGGCGCCCTGGTCGAGTCGGTGCTCATGCGCTACCCCGGCCGCATCACGCTGTGCGTGTCGAGCCAGGCCGGATGCGGCATGAACTGCCCCTTCTGCGCCACCGGCCAGGCCGGGCTCACCCGCAACATGTCGGCGGCCGAGATCGTCGAGCAGGTCGTGCGCGCCAACCGGCTCATCGCGGAGGGCGGTCTCAAGGACCCCCGCAAGGTCGGTCACGCGGACGAGCGCGTGACGAACATCGTGTTCATGGGCATGGGGGAGCCGCTGGCCAACTACGCGCGCGTCATGCAGGCCGTCCGCACGATGGTCGACAAGGAGCACGGCCTCGGGATGAGCGCGCGCGGCATCACGGTGTCGACGGTGGGGCTCGTCCCGGCGATCCGCAAGCTCGCCGCCGAAGACATCCCGGTGACGTTCGCGCTGTCGCTGCACGCCCCCGACGACCAGCTGCGCGACGAGCTCATCCCCGTGAACTCCCGCTGGAAGGTCGACGAGGCCCTCGACGCCGCGCGCGAGTACTTCGACAGGACCGGCCGCCGTGTGTCGATCGAGTACGCGCTCATCAAGGACATGAACGACCACGCGTGGCGCGCCGACCTCCTCGCCGAGAAACTCAACGCCCGCGGGCGCGGCTGGGTGCACGTGAACCCGATCCCGCTCAACCCGACGCCCGGCTCGGTGTGGACCGCATCCGAGGTGCCGGTGCAGAACGAGTTCGTGCGGCGCCTGAACGACGCCGGCATCCCGACGACCCTCCGCGACACCCGCGGCAAGGAGATCGACGGAGCGTGCGGGCAGCTCGTCGCGACCGAGGAGGACGAGATCGTCGCCGCCGGGGTCACCCCCGTCTCCTGA